The following coding sequences are from one Sphaeramia orbicularis chromosome 11, fSphaOr1.1, whole genome shotgun sequence window:
- the mrps21 gene encoding small ribosomal subunit protein bS21m, which translates to MARHLRFVARTIMVQGGDVDAAYKTLNRVLAQEGIMDTVRRRRYFEKPCQERVRKNFEKCRRIYNTDMARRIAFVSRTNRDDPWLGC; encoded by the exons ATGGCGAGGCACCTCCGCTTCGTTGCGCGGACTATAATGGTTCAAGGTGGCGACGTAGATGCGGCGTACAAGACTTTAAACAG GGTCCTGGCGCAAGAAGGAATTATGGACACCGTGAGGCGCAGGCGCTACTTTGAGAAGCCATGCCAAGAGCGAGTGCGGAAGAACTTTGAGAAATGCCGGCGAATCTACAACACTGATATGGCCAGAAGAATTGCCTTCGTTTCTAGGACAAACAGAGATGACCCCTGGCTGGGTTGCTAG